One window of the Hyalangium minutum genome contains the following:
- the dnaX gene encoding DNA polymerase III subunit gamma/tau has product MSYLVLARKWRPQTFDDMTGQEHIVRTIANAIKMDRVAHAYLFCGPRGVGKTTAARLLAKALNCEQGPTAAPCGTCQACTEIASGTSVDVAEIDGASNNGVENVREIRENAKYLPQRDRHKIYIIDEVHMLSGAAFNALLKTLEEPPGHVKFIFATTEAHKLPDTILSRCQRHNFRRIPAARMLQRLKQISDAEGAGISDRSLSLVVRQSEGGMRDALSLMDQILASCGPNPTDEAVAEAMGAIDRTMVQEFAEALVRKDAKKVLSRVEEVFNRGLDLKRLAEELALQLRHLFVTKAVGEAPSELAESEQKALKELAQEADSAQLARLFDIVHGCVWDVSRAAQPRLALEMALLKAIQLSPASSIPDLLAKVDRLAQGLHGGEGAAKSQSGAPGGRSGPANFRV; this is encoded by the coding sequence ATGAGCTACCTCGTCCTCGCCCGGAAATGGCGCCCCCAGACCTTCGACGACATGACCGGACAGGAGCACATCGTCCGGACCATCGCGAACGCCATCAAGATGGACCGGGTGGCGCACGCCTACCTGTTCTGTGGACCTCGCGGGGTGGGCAAGACGACGGCGGCCCGCCTGCTGGCCAAGGCGCTCAACTGTGAGCAGGGCCCCACGGCCGCCCCCTGCGGCACCTGCCAGGCCTGCACCGAGATCGCCTCTGGCACCTCCGTGGACGTGGCCGAGATCGACGGTGCCTCGAACAACGGCGTCGAGAACGTCCGCGAGATTCGCGAGAACGCCAAGTACCTGCCGCAGAGAGACCGGCACAAGATCTACATCATCGACGAGGTGCACATGCTCTCGGGGGCGGCGTTCAACGCGCTCCTGAAGACGCTGGAGGAGCCGCCCGGGCACGTGAAGTTCATCTTCGCCACCACCGAGGCCCACAAGCTCCCGGACACCATCCTCAGCCGCTGCCAGCGCCACAACTTCCGCCGCATCCCCGCGGCCCGCATGCTCCAGCGCCTCAAGCAGATCTCCGACGCCGAGGGCGCTGGCATCTCCGACCGCTCGCTGTCGCTCGTGGTGCGCCAGTCCGAAGGCGGCATGCGCGACGCGCTCAGCTTGATGGATCAGATCCTCGCCTCGTGCGGCCCCAACCCCACGGACGAGGCCGTGGCCGAGGCCATGGGCGCCATCGATCGCACCATGGTGCAGGAGTTCGCCGAGGCCCTGGTCCGCAAGGACGCCAAGAAGGTGCTCTCCCGCGTGGAGGAGGTCTTCAACCGCGGCCTGGACCTGAAGCGGCTCGCGGAGGAGCTGGCGCTGCAGCTGCGCCACCTCTTCGTCACCAAGGCCGTGGGCGAGGCCCCGTCCGAGCTCGCCGAGTCCGAGCAGAAGGCCCTCAAGGAGCTGGCCCAGGAGGCGGACTCCGCCCAGCTGGCGCGCCTGTTCGACATCGTCCACGGCTGCGTGTGGGACGTGTCTCGCGCCGCCCAGCCGCGGCTCGCGCTGGAGATGGCCCTGCTCAAGGCCATCCAGCTGTCGCCGGCCAGCAGCATCCCGGACCTCCTGGCCAAGGTGGACCGGCTGGCCCAGGGTCTCCACGGCGGCGAGGGTGCCGCGAAGTCCCAGTCCGGAGCGCCAGGAGGTCGCTCCGGTCCCGCCAACTTTCGCGTCTGA
- a CDS encoding GcvT family protein yields the protein MSDITLPERARVVIIGGGIIGCSVAYHLAHMGCKDVVLLERDRLTSGTTWHAAGLMVTFGSTSETSTEMRKYTRDLYSRLEAETGLSTGFKPIGFIELASDADRLEEYRRVSAFNRYCGIDVHEIGPSVVKELFPLARTDDILAGFYVKEDGRADPVGATMALAKGARMQGAKIIEGVPVTGVLKKRGVVTGVTTAYGNIQAEYVVNCAGAWARQLGEKSGVNIPLQAAEHYYLITETIPGLSKDWPVIEDPGCYGYYREEVGGLMIGLFEPVCAPWKIGGIPEDFSFGEIPPDWDRMGPYLEKAMSRVPVSLNTGVKKFFCGPESFTPDLKPIVGEAPELKNYFVAAGLNSIGILTGGGLGRVLAQWILTGDPGADVTGIHIDRLHTYQSNPEYRRTRTVESLGMVYQCHYPTRSMMTARGAKRSPVHDRLAAQGAYFRDVSGWESPDWYGEPGTTPDPGPLSFGRQQWFPSWAAEHKATREGVILMDMSFMAKFLVQGRDAGRLLNHISANNVDGPSGVITYTQWLNERGTLEADLTVTKLDDERYWVVASDTAHRHVETWMRRHFPDDSHAFVTDVTSAWAQINVQGPRSRELLQSVTTADLSNEAFPFRGAREIDIGFARALCVRITYLGELGYELYIPAEQAMHAYERVVEAGKQFGLRHAGLKALASLRMEKGYRDYGHDIDNTDSVLEAGLGFAVDLKKPGGFIGKEAVLAKKAAGPLKKRMIQVLVQDPEPMLFHAEVVRRNGKPVGYVRAGSYGHTLGGAVGLVMAESHEPIDAAWLESGQWDVEIAGKRYPVTASLRPLYDPDMKRIKI from the coding sequence ATGTCTGACATCACCCTGCCCGAACGCGCCCGCGTCGTCATCATTGGCGGCGGGATCATCGGCTGTTCCGTCGCCTACCACCTGGCCCACATGGGCTGTAAGGACGTCGTGCTCCTCGAGAGGGATCGCCTCACCTCGGGGACCACCTGGCACGCCGCAGGGCTCATGGTCACCTTCGGCTCCACGTCGGAGACCTCGACGGAGATGCGCAAGTACACGCGCGATCTCTACAGCCGCCTGGAGGCCGAGACGGGCCTCTCCACCGGCTTCAAGCCGATTGGCTTCATCGAACTCGCCTCCGACGCCGATCGCCTGGAGGAATACCGCCGGGTCTCGGCCTTCAACCGCTACTGCGGGATAGACGTCCACGAGATCGGCCCCAGCGTGGTGAAGGAGCTGTTCCCGCTCGCGCGCACCGACGACATCCTCGCCGGGTTCTACGTCAAGGAGGACGGCCGCGCCGACCCCGTGGGCGCGACGATGGCCCTGGCCAAGGGCGCGCGCATGCAGGGCGCCAAGATCATCGAGGGCGTTCCCGTCACGGGCGTGCTCAAGAAGCGCGGCGTCGTCACCGGCGTCACGACCGCCTACGGCAACATCCAGGCCGAGTACGTCGTCAACTGCGCCGGCGCCTGGGCCCGGCAGCTCGGCGAGAAGTCCGGCGTGAACATCCCGCTCCAGGCCGCCGAGCACTATTACCTCATCACCGAGACGATCCCCGGCCTCTCGAAGGACTGGCCAGTCATCGAGGACCCGGGCTGCTACGGCTACTACCGGGAAGAGGTAGGCGGCCTGATGATCGGCCTCTTCGAGCCCGTCTGTGCCCCTTGGAAGATCGGCGGCATCCCCGAGGACTTCTCGTTCGGAGAGATTCCTCCCGACTGGGATCGCATGGGCCCGTACCTGGAGAAGGCCATGTCCCGCGTGCCCGTCTCCCTGAACACGGGCGTGAAGAAGTTCTTCTGCGGCCCGGAGAGCTTCACCCCGGACCTGAAGCCCATCGTGGGCGAAGCCCCCGAGCTCAAGAACTACTTCGTCGCTGCGGGGCTGAACTCCATCGGCATCCTGACCGGCGGCGGACTCGGGCGGGTACTGGCTCAATGGATCCTGACCGGCGATCCCGGTGCTGACGTCACCGGCATTCACATCGATCGCCTGCACACCTATCAGTCCAACCCGGAGTACCGCCGCACGCGCACCGTCGAGTCGCTCGGCATGGTCTACCAGTGCCACTACCCCACGCGCTCGATGATGACCGCTCGCGGCGCCAAGCGCTCGCCGGTGCATGATCGCCTCGCCGCCCAGGGCGCCTACTTCCGGGACGTGAGCGGCTGGGAGAGCCCCGACTGGTACGGCGAGCCCGGCACCACGCCGGATCCCGGGCCGCTCTCCTTTGGCCGGCAGCAGTGGTTCCCGAGCTGGGCCGCCGAGCACAAGGCCACGCGCGAGGGCGTGATCCTCATGGACATGTCCTTCATGGCCAAGTTCCTCGTGCAGGGACGCGACGCGGGGCGCCTGCTCAACCACATCTCAGCCAACAACGTGGACGGGCCTTCCGGGGTCATCACCTATACCCAGTGGCTCAACGAGCGCGGAACGCTCGAGGCCGACCTCACGGTCACCAAGCTCGATGACGAGCGTTACTGGGTCGTGGCGTCGGACACCGCCCATCGCCACGTCGAGACCTGGATGCGGCGCCACTTCCCGGACGACTCGCATGCCTTCGTCACCGATGTGACGTCCGCATGGGCGCAAATCAACGTGCAGGGGCCCCGCTCACGCGAGCTGCTGCAGTCCGTGACGACCGCCGACCTGTCGAACGAAGCCTTCCCATTCCGCGGCGCGCGAGAGATCGACATCGGCTTCGCCCGGGCGCTGTGCGTGCGCATCACCTACCTGGGCGAGCTTGGCTACGAGCTCTACATCCCGGCCGAGCAGGCGATGCATGCCTATGAGCGCGTCGTCGAGGCGGGTAAGCAGTTCGGCCTGCGGCACGCGGGCCTGAAGGCGCTGGCCTCCTTGCGCATGGAAAAGGGCTACCGCGACTATGGCCACGACATCGATAACACCGACTCGGTGCTCGAGGCCGGGCTCGGCTTCGCGGTCGACCTCAAGAAGCCGGGCGGCTTCATCGGCAAGGAGGCGGTCCTGGCCAAGAAGGCCGCTGGGCCGCTCAAGAAGCGCATGATCCAGGTGCTGGTTCAGGATCCGGAGCCGATGCTGTTCCACGCCGAGGTGGTCCGCAGGAACGGCAAGCCGGTGGGGTATGTGCGCGCGGGCTCCTATGGACACACGCTCGGCGGCGCGGTGGGCCTGGTGATGGCCGAGTCCCATGAGCCCATCGACGCGGCCTGGCTTGAGTCGGGGCAGTGGGACGTGGAGATCGCGGGCAAGCGCTATCCGGTCACGGCCTCGCTGCGTCCCCTGTACGACCCCGACATGAAGCGCATCAAGATCTAG
- a CDS encoding mannosyltransferase, which translates to MSVPAPQPLSTPSPPPPALQAIEEAAPSGQPLSRAAWVLMAVVALVPAVTAVAQLGRIHPDEVYQVLEPAWHRVHGYGVLAWEWRDGLRNWAVPLVVSWLLRLANLLGLSHPQAYRALIALPQAALHGWMLLATYRFAARRAGVAGGLLAALLVGLYGPVLVFAGRTMSESFSAAFLVVGLEALDRQERLERSGLLGGLALGLSVVARYGSAVFVAAALVWLVLARRWRMLAFTCLGGLAVVLGLGALDWATWGSPFHSFFAYLRFNVLTDGVVQQFGASPAGFYVPVLFSALPVWFWLTVPSGLAEGLRRRAVSLPLFCAGVYLAAVSATPHKEERFLYPALVLLLLGAAPAVGGWLMHASRAVRIRWGGVTLALASTVASAAHYPPGDLRADQFRAIVASTRDERASGLLIVNEGLWGAGGFFFIGKNIPWLTCDWPQDWAFQRAIHDPAFNRAVSFEGRALPELQAAGFRVVGQVGRETMLARD; encoded by the coding sequence ATGTCCGTTCCCGCTCCGCAGCCTCTCTCCACCCCGTCCCCTCCGCCGCCTGCCTTGCAGGCCATCGAAGAGGCTGCGCCCTCGGGCCAGCCGCTGTCTCGAGCAGCTTGGGTGCTGATGGCAGTCGTAGCGCTGGTTCCTGCGGTGACTGCCGTGGCGCAGCTGGGCCGCATCCACCCGGACGAGGTGTACCAGGTGCTCGAGCCCGCCTGGCACCGAGTCCATGGCTACGGCGTGCTCGCCTGGGAGTGGCGTGACGGGCTGCGCAATTGGGCGGTGCCGCTCGTCGTCTCGTGGTTGTTGCGGCTCGCGAACCTGCTGGGCCTCAGCCATCCCCAGGCATACCGGGCCCTCATCGCGCTACCGCAGGCGGCGCTGCACGGCTGGATGTTGCTCGCCACCTACCGCTTCGCAGCGCGTCGGGCCGGTGTAGCGGGAGGCTTGCTGGCCGCGCTCCTGGTGGGCCTGTACGGGCCGGTGCTCGTGTTCGCGGGCCGGACGATGAGCGAGTCCTTCTCTGCGGCGTTCCTCGTGGTGGGGCTGGAGGCGCTCGACCGGCAAGAGCGCCTGGAGCGCTCCGGGCTGCTCGGAGGGTTGGCGCTAGGGCTGTCGGTGGTGGCACGCTACGGCTCGGCGGTGTTCGTCGCTGCGGCGCTCGTGTGGCTGGTCCTCGCGAGGCGGTGGCGGATGCTGGCCTTCACCTGCTTGGGAGGCTTGGCGGTGGTGCTGGGCCTGGGCGCGCTCGACTGGGCCACCTGGGGCTCTCCCTTCCACTCCTTCTTCGCCTACCTGCGCTTCAACGTCCTCACGGATGGCGTGGTGCAGCAATTCGGCGCGAGCCCTGCTGGCTTCTACGTGCCGGTGCTCTTCTCCGCGCTGCCCGTGTGGTTCTGGCTGACGGTTCCGTCCGGCCTGGCCGAGGGGCTCCGCCGCCGAGCTGTGTCCCTGCCGCTGTTCTGCGCTGGGGTCTACCTGGCGGCGGTGAGCGCCACGCCGCACAAGGAGGAGCGCTTCCTCTACCCAGCGCTGGTTCTGCTGCTGCTCGGGGCGGCTCCGGCCGTGGGCGGCTGGCTCATGCACGCCTCCCGGGCCGTGAGGATCCGCTGGGGTGGGGTGACCCTGGCGCTGGCCTCCACCGTGGCCTCTGCGGCCCACTACCCGCCGGGAGATCTCCGGGCGGACCAGTTCCGCGCCATCGTCGCCTCCACGAGGGACGAGCGCGCCTCAGGCCTGCTCATCGTCAATGAGGGCCTGTGGGGCGCGGGGGGCTTCTTCTTCATTGGCAAGAACATCCCCTGGCTCACCTGCGACTGGCCTCAGGACTGGGCCTTCCAGCGGGCCATCCACGACCCGGCCTTCAACCGGGCCGTCTCCTTCGAGGGCCGGGCCCTCCCGGAGCTCCAGGCCGCCGGCTTCCGGGTGGTGGGACAGGTGGGACGAGAGACGATGCTCGCCCGCGACTGA
- the tadA gene encoding tRNA adenosine(34) deaminase TadA, whose translation MSDDEAFMQQALALAREAAALGEVPVGAVAVHGGNVIGTGFNRREVDRNPLAHAELLALDAAAKALGAWRLTGVTLYVTLEPCAMCAGALVQGRVTRLVFGTMDPKAGAVGSLYNLAEEPRHNHRLQVTSGILADESRLLLKGFFERLRDKKREK comes from the coding sequence ATGAGTGACGACGAAGCTTTCATGCAGCAGGCGCTTGCGCTGGCGCGGGAAGCGGCGGCACTCGGAGAGGTCCCCGTCGGAGCGGTGGCGGTGCATGGCGGCAACGTCATTGGCACCGGCTTCAATCGCCGCGAGGTGGATCGCAACCCCCTGGCTCATGCCGAGCTGCTCGCGCTGGATGCGGCGGCCAAGGCGCTCGGGGCGTGGCGGCTCACCGGGGTCACCCTGTACGTCACGCTGGAGCCGTGCGCCATGTGCGCGGGTGCGTTGGTGCAGGGGCGGGTCACCCGGCTGGTGTTCGGGACGATGGACCCGAAGGCAGGAGCGGTCGGTTCGCTCTACAACCTCGCCGAAGAGCCCCGGCACAACCATCGGCTCCAGGTGACAAGTGGCATTCTGGCGGACGAGAGCCGCCTGCTTCTCAAAGGCTTCTTCGAGCGGTTGCGCGACAAGAAGCGTGAAAAGTGA
- the serS gene encoding serine--tRNA ligase: protein MLDLRHVAQNFDAVVARLKTRSGNLDLGPFQSLFTERRELYVAMESLSARRNTANDEMKKKAKEDPAALEALRGDLRAVSQEIKEKEARLKAVEEEINKILLLIPNIPHESVPVGANEHDNKQVQIWGEKPHFLFTPKQHFEVGEKLGMLDFERAAKVSGSRFTFYKAALARLERALVTFMIDVHTQKGYTELLPPYLVLRETMMGTGQLPKFEDDVFKTSGDPERFLIPTAEVPVTNYHADEILEGAQLPLKYCAFSPCFRAEAGAAGKDTRGLIRQHQFHKVELVKFATPDTSLQELEGMTDDACDILRRLGLHYRVMLLCTGDMGFASRKTYDIEVWLPGQGSYREISSCSDCGDFQARRAKIRFRAQKGDKPQLLHTLNGSGLAVGRTSIAILENYQREDGSVAIPEALWPYMGGMREIRPL from the coding sequence ATGCTGGATCTCCGTCACGTTGCCCAGAACTTCGATGCGGTGGTCGCCCGGCTGAAGACCCGGAGCGGCAACCTGGACCTTGGCCCCTTCCAGAGCCTCTTCACCGAGCGGCGTGAGCTCTACGTCGCCATGGAGAGCCTGTCGGCCCGGCGCAACACCGCCAACGACGAGATGAAGAAGAAGGCGAAGGAGGATCCCGCCGCCCTCGAGGCGCTGCGAGGCGATCTCCGCGCCGTCTCCCAGGAGATCAAGGAGAAGGAAGCCCGCCTCAAGGCCGTGGAGGAGGAGATCAACAAGATCCTCCTGCTGATCCCCAACATCCCCCACGAGTCGGTCCCCGTCGGCGCCAACGAGCACGACAACAAGCAGGTCCAGATCTGGGGCGAGAAACCCCATTTCCTCTTCACGCCCAAGCAACACTTCGAGGTCGGCGAGAAGCTCGGCATGTTGGACTTCGAGCGGGCGGCCAAGGTGTCGGGCAGCCGCTTCACCTTCTACAAGGCGGCGCTGGCGCGGCTGGAGCGGGCGCTCGTCACCTTCATGATCGATGTGCACACGCAGAAGGGCTACACGGAGCTGCTGCCGCCCTACCTGGTGCTGCGCGAGACGATGATGGGCACCGGCCAGCTGCCCAAGTTCGAGGACGACGTCTTCAAGACGAGCGGCGACCCGGAGCGCTTCCTCATCCCCACCGCGGAGGTGCCCGTCACCAACTACCACGCGGACGAGATCCTCGAGGGCGCCCAGCTGCCGCTGAAGTACTGCGCCTTCAGCCCCTGCTTCCGCGCCGAGGCGGGCGCCGCCGGCAAGGACACCCGCGGCCTCATCCGCCAGCACCAGTTCCACAAGGTGGAGCTGGTGAAGTTCGCCACCCCGGACACCAGCCTCCAGGAGCTGGAGGGCATGACGGACGACGCCTGCGACATCCTCCGCCGCCTGGGGCTGCACTACCGGGTGATGCTGCTGTGCACCGGGGACATGGGCTTTGCCTCGCGGAAGACCTACGACATCGAGGTCTGGCTGCCGGGCCAGGGCAGCTACCGGGAGATTTCGTCGTGCTCGGACTGCGGCGACTTCCAGGCCCGGCGGGCCAAGATTCGCTTCCGCGCTCAGAAGGGGGACAAGCCCCAGCTGCTCCACACCCTCAACGGCAGCGGCCTGGCCGTGGGGCGGACGAGCATCGCCATCCTGGAGAACTACCAGCGGGAGGACGGAAGCGTGGCCATCCCGGAGGCGTTGTGGCCCTACATGGGGGGTATGCGGGAGATCCGACCCCTCTGA